In one window of Scyliorhinus canicula chromosome 17, sScyCan1.1, whole genome shotgun sequence DNA:
- the si:dkey-171c9.3 gene encoding uncharacterized protein si:dkey-171c9.3 isoform X3, with the protein MESIQLHHLKEDDVILIKGLQKHSEETTDGLQQNSTEGVMCLSPSPSYNSSSVFCSLRKYALGFEHAIHAITGNLSDSNSQSPEKSPHVPATDISLPDANTYQRLQVAAPDINTCIHNTSFTDVNTPPLPSTDPPTSEQLCQQKLVSQRPSSPAQATVCNLAEDVPLPNTTADIVVGTPSNIPWSSGSQFLEVLSNYAELMSNEILSTVMEDSAPQGIETTVEQPEVWIPMEDHFSSDMLSHDNIQHSHLNQVFTGCDELPKPSQDNPSASRGIGGEKNHDISKDEGEDIQHYGITDLASREVSSIIETSFQEVESRMEETFVESISQSLIANQSGEIVVTVLPVVESYALRLTHEVISDSAREASLRRMVTKNQMQQFENESTNAHESPKSKSDIFPHEINHFTRNTVNSSCTGIRPLADGEQVEQLPKVSQQYLDGSTPGRERQLSVSDKEKFDDHDNEQLVFDKFGFTKKDSLDYPDAPPPTPLRPQLGGSQRSFTRKLKGGLAKEFLPSPPPPTPKDTFNFCLSEENQDPEEKVEFMRKLIRSLSQEFNGKDTSGISEVPEERSQNLESKFPTSKNEPTENSCQGKETVLDYFSHLMSGIVFSSAHVICSIIGESINPKAPEGQQCDSATLSNDYQPNTQASEELNPLSSETVILGTERIPNEHNENKQRVSFPEGAESLLQDYADKLAQKIIDAVINFLNQIDLLDHRERSTNRRGEMSPENGNKDCRHSHHIQQINSMSEGWVKGMIQSALHAFKTRYQLKQASSTNTESTNASEQLQDTDLAARSTDTKSFCSEANTEQHHITKLLESMKSEASNADFLCSNTEEQNPVTPGSECGIGIRTIASPHEGKYNGNGNYLSPFNNLHLCEQSQIDVKTEEFTGKNQSCFGQAGTKMGLFEENRERLCQHKYEDAFLAFNSESIISDEENSSSLELTEVILQDPDHKPVNKTYAESLAETILQSSLVEACRHCRAESVAKEVPMCLPNNELYRKPLSVTNDSGDQGPKLQQTITIEESFKDRGVGELPTIQNTKSQKLNVVEYTDVTSSRQPQEYLNQPIVTLQAEEQEDCEEMQHSTSLAPRAIKLSLVNFNSRPPAVDAQMQAVLQWAAASQLNISKIHIMTSSEDFVWFPTLSALAEDEEWTVGGLLHAVLNFYERNQTEATPTLFDFLLKHLDCHPTPSA; encoded by the exons ATGGAATCTATCCAACTGCATCACCTAAAAGAAGATGATGTAATTTTAATCAAAGGGTTACAAAAGCATTCTGAGGAGACAACAGATGGTTTACAG CAGAATTCAACAGAAGGAGTAATGTGCCTGTCCCCCTCTCCCAGCTACAACAGTAGTTCTGTGTTTTGCAGCCTCAGAAAATATGCGTTGGGATTCGAGCATGCAATCCATGCAATTACCGGAAATCTATCTGATAGCAACAGTCAGAGTCCAGAGAAATCACCGCATGTTCCTGCGACTGATATTTCTCTTCCTGATGCTAATACTTATCAAAGACTACAAGTGGCTGCTCCCGATATCAATACTTGCATTCATAATACTTCCTTTACTGATGTTAATACTCCACCTCttcccagtactgatcctccaacaTCAGAGCAGTTGTGTCAGCAGAAGTTAGTTTCTCAAAGGCCCTCTAGTCCTGCACAGGCTACAGTGTGTAATCTTGCAGAGGACGTTCCATTGCCAAATACAACAGCAGACATAGTTGTGGGAACTCCTTCCAACATTCCATGGTCCAGCGGATCTCAATTCTTGGAAGTACTTTCTAATTATGCAGAGTTAATGTCGAATGAAATCCTTAGCACAGTGATGGAGGACAGTGCTCCCCAGGGGATTGAAACCACAGTGGAACAGCCAGAGGTCTGGATACCCATGGAAGACCATTTTTCATCAGACATGCTCTCTCATGATAACATCCAGCATTCCCATTTGAATCAAGTTTTTACAGGTTGTGATGAATTGCCCAAACCATCACAGGACAATCCTAGTGCAAGCCGAGGAATAGGAGGCGAGAAGAACCATGACATATCTAAAGATGAGGGGGAAGATATTCAACACTATGGCATAACCGATCTAGCAAGCAGAGAGGTCTCTAGCATTATTGAGACCTCTTTTCAGGAGGTTGAGAGTCGAATGGAAGAGACCTTTGTTGAGAGCATTTCACAGTCCTTAATTGCCAACCAGTCTGGAGAAATAGTGGTTACAGTACTTCCTGTTGTGGAGAGTTACGCATTGAGATTGACCCATGAAGTAATTtctgacagtgccagggaagCAAGCTTGAGGAGGATGGTGACAAAAAACCAAATGCAGCAGTTTGAAAACGAAAGTACAAATGCTCATGAATCACCTAAAAGCAAATCTGACATCTTTCCACATGAAATTAATCATTTTACAAGAAACACAGTAAATTCATCATGTACTGGAATCAGGCCATTGGCTGATGGTGAACAAGTTGAACAATTACCCAAAGTATCACAACAATATTTGGATGGCTCTACCCCAGGCAGGGAAAGGCAATTATCAGTATCAGACAAAGAGAAATTCGATGATCATGACAATGAGCAACTCGTGTTTGATAAATTTGGATTCACCAAGAAGGATTCACTGGACTATCCTGATGCCCCTCCACCGACACCACTCAGGCCACAGCTGGGTGGCAGTCAGCGGAGTTTTACTAGAAAGCTCAAGGGAGGTTTGGCAAAAGAATTccttccttcaccccctccaccaacccccaagGATACCTTCAATTTCTGCTTGTCTGAGGAGAATCAAGACCCTGAGGAAAAGGTTGAATTTATGAGAAAGCTAATACGATCATTGTCTCAAGAATTTAATGGAAAAGACACCTCAGGAATTTCTGAGGTGCCCGAGGAGAGGTCGCAGAACTTGGAGTCAAAGTTTCCGACTTCAAAAAATGAACCAACGGAGAATTCATGCCAAGGTAAAGAAACGGTACTGGATTATTTTAGCCATTTGATGTCCGGTATTGTCTTTTCTTCTGCGCATGTAATTTGCAGCATCATCGGAGAAAGTATTAATCCTAAAGCACCCGAAGGCCAGCAATGTGATAGTGCCACACTTAGCAATGATTACCAACCGAACACACAGGCTTCAGAGGAACTGAACCCACTTTCTTCTGAGACAGTTATTCTGGGAACCGAAAGGATTCCAAATGAACACAATGAGAATAAACAAAGAGTCAGTTTTCCAGAGGGCGCAGAAAGCCTGTTACAAGATTACGCTGACAAATTAGCACAGAAAATTATCGATGCAGTCATTAACTTTCTGAACCAAATTGATTTACTCGATCATCGAGAACGTAGCACAAACAGGAGAGGTGAAATGTCTCCTGAGAACGGCAACAAAGATTGTAGGCATTCACATCACATTCAGCAGATAAATTCCATGTCAGAAGGATGGGTAAAAGGGATGATCCAGTCTGCACTCCATGCATTTAAAACTCGGTATCAATTGAAGCAGGCCAGCTCTACCAACACTGAGTCCACAAATGCATCAGAGCAGTTGCAGGATACGGATCTGGCAGCCAGAAGCACTGACACAAAGTCTTTTTGCTCTGAAGCCAACACAGAACAACACCATATCACAAAACTACTGGAATCAATGAAATCAGAGGCAAGCAATGCAGACTTTCTATGTAGTAATACCGAGGAGCAAAATCCAGTAACTCCAGGCTCAGAATGTGGAATTGGCATTAGAACCATTGCAAGCCCCCACGAAGGAAAATACAATGGCAATGGCAACTATTTAAGTCCTTTCAACAATCTGCACCTATGTGAGCAGTCACAGATAGATGTAAAGACTGAAGAGTTCACTGGAAAGAACCAAAGTTGCTTTGGTCAAGCAGGAACAAAAATGGGCTTGTTTGAAGAAAACCGGGAAAGATTATGCCAACATAAATATGAGGATGCATTTCTAGCCTTTAATTCAGAGTCCATTATTAGTGATGAAGAAAACTCTTCCAGCTTGGAATTAACTGAAGTGATATTGCAGGATCCAGACCACAAACCAGTAAATAAAACATATGCCGAAAGTCTAGCAGAAACTATACTCCAGTCCTCCTTGGTTGAAGCATGTAGACACTGTCGTGCTGAATCAGTTGCAAAGGAGGTACCAATGTGTCTTCCAAATAATGAATTATATAGAAAACCTCTTTCAGTCACCAATGACTCAGGAGATCAGGGTCCAAAGCTCCAACAGACGATAACGATAGAAGAATCGTTCAAGGATAGAGGAGTAGGCGAACTTCCCACAATTCAGAACACTAAATCACAAAAACTAAATGTAGTTGAATATACGGATGTAACATCATCAAGGCAACCACAAGAGTATCTGAATCAGCCTATTGTCACATTACAGGCTGAAGAACAAGAAGACTGTGAGGAAATGCAGCACTCTACTTCCCTGGCTCCAAGGGCAATCAAACTTTCGTTGGTGAACTTTAACTCAAGGCCACCTGCTGTTGATGCACAGATGCAAGCAGTGCTACAGTGGGCAGCAGCATCTCAGCTTAACATCTCCAAGATTCATATAATGACTTCCAGTGAGGACTTTGTATGG ttTCCAACTCTGTCGGCACTAGCTGAAGATGAGGAATGGACAGTGGGAGGTCTTCTTCATGCAGTTCTAAACTTCTAtgaaagaaaccagacagaagcCACCCCAACACTCTTTGACTTTCTCCTTAAACACCTGGATTGCCATCCAACTCCCAGTGCATAA
- the si:dkey-171c9.3 gene encoding uncharacterized protein si:dkey-171c9.3 isoform X1: MSDPIHWLHSGKKLCHVIIEKNEQRLAMPLKEEVTSTYPELHELMESIQLHHLKEDDVILIKGLQKHSEETTDGLQQNSTEGVMCLSPSPSYNSSSVFCSLRKYALGFEHAIHAITGNLSDSNSQSPEKSPHVPATDISLPDANTYQRLQVAAPDINTCIHNTSFTDVNTPPLPSTDPPTSEQLCQQKLVSQRPSSPAQATVCNLAEDVPLPNTTADIVVGTPSNIPWSSGSQFLEVLSNYAELMSNEILSTVMEDSAPQGIETTVEQPEVWIPMEDHFSSDMLSHDNIQHSHLNQVFTGCDELPKPSQDNPSASRGIGGEKNHDISKDEGEDIQHYGITDLASREVSSIIETSFQEVESRMEETFVESISQSLIANQSGEIVVTVLPVVESYALRLTHEVISDSAREASLRRMVTKNQMQQFENESTNAHESPKSKSDIFPHEINHFTRNTVNSSCTGIRPLADGEQVEQLPKVSQQYLDGSTPGRERQLSVSDKEKFDDHDNEQLVFDKFGFTKKDSLDYPDAPPPTPLRPQLGGSQRSFTRKLKGGLAKEFLPSPPPPTPKDTFNFCLSEENQDPEEKVEFMRKLIRSLSQEFNGKDTSGISEVPEERSQNLESKFPTSKNEPTENSCQGKETVLDYFSHLMSGIVFSSAHVICSIIGESINPKAPEGQQCDSATLSNDYQPNTQASEELNPLSSETVILGTERIPNEHNENKQRVSFPEGAESLLQDYADKLAQKIIDAVINFLNQIDLLDHRERSTNRRGEMSPENGNKDCRHSHHIQQINSMSEGWVKGMIQSALHAFKTRYQLKQASSTNTESTNASEQLQDTDLAARSTDTKSFCSEANTEQHHITKLLESMKSEASNADFLCSNTEEQNPVTPGSECGIGIRTIASPHEGKYNGNGNYLSPFNNLHLCEQSQIDVKTEEFTGKNQSCFGQAGTKMGLFEENRERLCQHKYEDAFLAFNSESIISDEENSSSLELTEVILQDPDHKPVNKTYAESLAETILQSSLVEACRHCRAESVAKEVPMCLPNNELYRKPLSVTNDSGDQGPKLQQTITIEESFKDRGVGELPTIQNTKSQKLNVVEYTDVTSSRQPQEYLNQPIVTLQAEEQEDCEEMQHSTSLAPRAIKLSLVNFNSRPPAVDAQMQAVLQWAAASQLNISKIHIMTSSEDFVWFPTLSALAEDEEWTVGGLLHAVLNFYERNQTEATPTLFDFLLKHLDCHPTPSA; encoded by the exons GAAGTGacttccacctaccctgaactgCATGAGCTGATGGAATCTATCCAACTGCATCACCTAAAAGAAGATGATGTAATTTTAATCAAAGGGTTACAAAAGCATTCTGAGGAGACAACAGATGGTTTACAG CAGAATTCAACAGAAGGAGTAATGTGCCTGTCCCCCTCTCCCAGCTACAACAGTAGTTCTGTGTTTTGCAGCCTCAGAAAATATGCGTTGGGATTCGAGCATGCAATCCATGCAATTACCGGAAATCTATCTGATAGCAACAGTCAGAGTCCAGAGAAATCACCGCATGTTCCTGCGACTGATATTTCTCTTCCTGATGCTAATACTTATCAAAGACTACAAGTGGCTGCTCCCGATATCAATACTTGCATTCATAATACTTCCTTTACTGATGTTAATACTCCACCTCttcccagtactgatcctccaacaTCAGAGCAGTTGTGTCAGCAGAAGTTAGTTTCTCAAAGGCCCTCTAGTCCTGCACAGGCTACAGTGTGTAATCTTGCAGAGGACGTTCCATTGCCAAATACAACAGCAGACATAGTTGTGGGAACTCCTTCCAACATTCCATGGTCCAGCGGATCTCAATTCTTGGAAGTACTTTCTAATTATGCAGAGTTAATGTCGAATGAAATCCTTAGCACAGTGATGGAGGACAGTGCTCCCCAGGGGATTGAAACCACAGTGGAACAGCCAGAGGTCTGGATACCCATGGAAGACCATTTTTCATCAGACATGCTCTCTCATGATAACATCCAGCATTCCCATTTGAATCAAGTTTTTACAGGTTGTGATGAATTGCCCAAACCATCACAGGACAATCCTAGTGCAAGCCGAGGAATAGGAGGCGAGAAGAACCATGACATATCTAAAGATGAGGGGGAAGATATTCAACACTATGGCATAACCGATCTAGCAAGCAGAGAGGTCTCTAGCATTATTGAGACCTCTTTTCAGGAGGTTGAGAGTCGAATGGAAGAGACCTTTGTTGAGAGCATTTCACAGTCCTTAATTGCCAACCAGTCTGGAGAAATAGTGGTTACAGTACTTCCTGTTGTGGAGAGTTACGCATTGAGATTGACCCATGAAGTAATTtctgacagtgccagggaagCAAGCTTGAGGAGGATGGTGACAAAAAACCAAATGCAGCAGTTTGAAAACGAAAGTACAAATGCTCATGAATCACCTAAAAGCAAATCTGACATCTTTCCACATGAAATTAATCATTTTACAAGAAACACAGTAAATTCATCATGTACTGGAATCAGGCCATTGGCTGATGGTGAACAAGTTGAACAATTACCCAAAGTATCACAACAATATTTGGATGGCTCTACCCCAGGCAGGGAAAGGCAATTATCAGTATCAGACAAAGAGAAATTCGATGATCATGACAATGAGCAACTCGTGTTTGATAAATTTGGATTCACCAAGAAGGATTCACTGGACTATCCTGATGCCCCTCCACCGACACCACTCAGGCCACAGCTGGGTGGCAGTCAGCGGAGTTTTACTAGAAAGCTCAAGGGAGGTTTGGCAAAAGAATTccttccttcaccccctccaccaacccccaagGATACCTTCAATTTCTGCTTGTCTGAGGAGAATCAAGACCCTGAGGAAAAGGTTGAATTTATGAGAAAGCTAATACGATCATTGTCTCAAGAATTTAATGGAAAAGACACCTCAGGAATTTCTGAGGTGCCCGAGGAGAGGTCGCAGAACTTGGAGTCAAAGTTTCCGACTTCAAAAAATGAACCAACGGAGAATTCATGCCAAGGTAAAGAAACGGTACTGGATTATTTTAGCCATTTGATGTCCGGTATTGTCTTTTCTTCTGCGCATGTAATTTGCAGCATCATCGGAGAAAGTATTAATCCTAAAGCACCCGAAGGCCAGCAATGTGATAGTGCCACACTTAGCAATGATTACCAACCGAACACACAGGCTTCAGAGGAACTGAACCCACTTTCTTCTGAGACAGTTATTCTGGGAACCGAAAGGATTCCAAATGAACACAATGAGAATAAACAAAGAGTCAGTTTTCCAGAGGGCGCAGAAAGCCTGTTACAAGATTACGCTGACAAATTAGCACAGAAAATTATCGATGCAGTCATTAACTTTCTGAACCAAATTGATTTACTCGATCATCGAGAACGTAGCACAAACAGGAGAGGTGAAATGTCTCCTGAGAACGGCAACAAAGATTGTAGGCATTCACATCACATTCAGCAGATAAATTCCATGTCAGAAGGATGGGTAAAAGGGATGATCCAGTCTGCACTCCATGCATTTAAAACTCGGTATCAATTGAAGCAGGCCAGCTCTACCAACACTGAGTCCACAAATGCATCAGAGCAGTTGCAGGATACGGATCTGGCAGCCAGAAGCACTGACACAAAGTCTTTTTGCTCTGAAGCCAACACAGAACAACACCATATCACAAAACTACTGGAATCAATGAAATCAGAGGCAAGCAATGCAGACTTTCTATGTAGTAATACCGAGGAGCAAAATCCAGTAACTCCAGGCTCAGAATGTGGAATTGGCATTAGAACCATTGCAAGCCCCCACGAAGGAAAATACAATGGCAATGGCAACTATTTAAGTCCTTTCAACAATCTGCACCTATGTGAGCAGTCACAGATAGATGTAAAGACTGAAGAGTTCACTGGAAAGAACCAAAGTTGCTTTGGTCAAGCAGGAACAAAAATGGGCTTGTTTGAAGAAAACCGGGAAAGATTATGCCAACATAAATATGAGGATGCATTTCTAGCCTTTAATTCAGAGTCCATTATTAGTGATGAAGAAAACTCTTCCAGCTTGGAATTAACTGAAGTGATATTGCAGGATCCAGACCACAAACCAGTAAATAAAACATATGCCGAAAGTCTAGCAGAAACTATACTCCAGTCCTCCTTGGTTGAAGCATGTAGACACTGTCGTGCTGAATCAGTTGCAAAGGAGGTACCAATGTGTCTTCCAAATAATGAATTATATAGAAAACCTCTTTCAGTCACCAATGACTCAGGAGATCAGGGTCCAAAGCTCCAACAGACGATAACGATAGAAGAATCGTTCAAGGATAGAGGAGTAGGCGAACTTCCCACAATTCAGAACACTAAATCACAAAAACTAAATGTAGTTGAATATACGGATGTAACATCATCAAGGCAACCACAAGAGTATCTGAATCAGCCTATTGTCACATTACAGGCTGAAGAACAAGAAGACTGTGAGGAAATGCAGCACTCTACTTCCCTGGCTCCAAGGGCAATCAAACTTTCGTTGGTGAACTTTAACTCAAGGCCACCTGCTGTTGATGCACAGATGCAAGCAGTGCTACAGTGGGCAGCAGCATCTCAGCTTAACATCTCCAAGATTCATATAATGACTTCCAGTGAGGACTTTGTATGG ttTCCAACTCTGTCGGCACTAGCTGAAGATGAGGAATGGACAGTGGGAGGTCTTCTTCATGCAGTTCTAAACTTCTAtgaaagaaaccagacagaagcCACCCCAACACTCTTTGACTTTCTCCTTAAACACCTGGATTGCCATCCAACTCCCAGTGCATAA
- the si:dkey-171c9.3 gene encoding uncharacterized protein si:dkey-171c9.3 isoform X2 gives MSDPIHWLHSGKKLCHVIIEKNEQRLAMPLKEEVTSTYPELHELMESIQLHHLKEDDVILIKGLQKHSEETTDGLQNSTEGVMCLSPSPSYNSSSVFCSLRKYALGFEHAIHAITGNLSDSNSQSPEKSPHVPATDISLPDANTYQRLQVAAPDINTCIHNTSFTDVNTPPLPSTDPPTSEQLCQQKLVSQRPSSPAQATVCNLAEDVPLPNTTADIVVGTPSNIPWSSGSQFLEVLSNYAELMSNEILSTVMEDSAPQGIETTVEQPEVWIPMEDHFSSDMLSHDNIQHSHLNQVFTGCDELPKPSQDNPSASRGIGGEKNHDISKDEGEDIQHYGITDLASREVSSIIETSFQEVESRMEETFVESISQSLIANQSGEIVVTVLPVVESYALRLTHEVISDSAREASLRRMVTKNQMQQFENESTNAHESPKSKSDIFPHEINHFTRNTVNSSCTGIRPLADGEQVEQLPKVSQQYLDGSTPGRERQLSVSDKEKFDDHDNEQLVFDKFGFTKKDSLDYPDAPPPTPLRPQLGGSQRSFTRKLKGGLAKEFLPSPPPPTPKDTFNFCLSEENQDPEEKVEFMRKLIRSLSQEFNGKDTSGISEVPEERSQNLESKFPTSKNEPTENSCQGKETVLDYFSHLMSGIVFSSAHVICSIIGESINPKAPEGQQCDSATLSNDYQPNTQASEELNPLSSETVILGTERIPNEHNENKQRVSFPEGAESLLQDYADKLAQKIIDAVINFLNQIDLLDHRERSTNRRGEMSPENGNKDCRHSHHIQQINSMSEGWVKGMIQSALHAFKTRYQLKQASSTNTESTNASEQLQDTDLAARSTDTKSFCSEANTEQHHITKLLESMKSEASNADFLCSNTEEQNPVTPGSECGIGIRTIASPHEGKYNGNGNYLSPFNNLHLCEQSQIDVKTEEFTGKNQSCFGQAGTKMGLFEENRERLCQHKYEDAFLAFNSESIISDEENSSSLELTEVILQDPDHKPVNKTYAESLAETILQSSLVEACRHCRAESVAKEVPMCLPNNELYRKPLSVTNDSGDQGPKLQQTITIEESFKDRGVGELPTIQNTKSQKLNVVEYTDVTSSRQPQEYLNQPIVTLQAEEQEDCEEMQHSTSLAPRAIKLSLVNFNSRPPAVDAQMQAVLQWAAASQLNISKIHIMTSSEDFVWFPTLSALAEDEEWTVGGLLHAVLNFYERNQTEATPTLFDFLLKHLDCHPTPSA, from the exons GAAGTGacttccacctaccctgaactgCATGAGCTGATGGAATCTATCCAACTGCATCACCTAAAAGAAGATGATGTAATTTTAATCAAAGGGTTACAAAAGCATTCTGAGGAGACAACAGATGGTTTACAG AATTCAACAGAAGGAGTAATGTGCCTGTCCCCCTCTCCCAGCTACAACAGTAGTTCTGTGTTTTGCAGCCTCAGAAAATATGCGTTGGGATTCGAGCATGCAATCCATGCAATTACCGGAAATCTATCTGATAGCAACAGTCAGAGTCCAGAGAAATCACCGCATGTTCCTGCGACTGATATTTCTCTTCCTGATGCTAATACTTATCAAAGACTACAAGTGGCTGCTCCCGATATCAATACTTGCATTCATAATACTTCCTTTACTGATGTTAATACTCCACCTCttcccagtactgatcctccaacaTCAGAGCAGTTGTGTCAGCAGAAGTTAGTTTCTCAAAGGCCCTCTAGTCCTGCACAGGCTACAGTGTGTAATCTTGCAGAGGACGTTCCATTGCCAAATACAACAGCAGACATAGTTGTGGGAACTCCTTCCAACATTCCATGGTCCAGCGGATCTCAATTCTTGGAAGTACTTTCTAATTATGCAGAGTTAATGTCGAATGAAATCCTTAGCACAGTGATGGAGGACAGTGCTCCCCAGGGGATTGAAACCACAGTGGAACAGCCAGAGGTCTGGATACCCATGGAAGACCATTTTTCATCAGACATGCTCTCTCATGATAACATCCAGCATTCCCATTTGAATCAAGTTTTTACAGGTTGTGATGAATTGCCCAAACCATCACAGGACAATCCTAGTGCAAGCCGAGGAATAGGAGGCGAGAAGAACCATGACATATCTAAAGATGAGGGGGAAGATATTCAACACTATGGCATAACCGATCTAGCAAGCAGAGAGGTCTCTAGCATTATTGAGACCTCTTTTCAGGAGGTTGAGAGTCGAATGGAAGAGACCTTTGTTGAGAGCATTTCACAGTCCTTAATTGCCAACCAGTCTGGAGAAATAGTGGTTACAGTACTTCCTGTTGTGGAGAGTTACGCATTGAGATTGACCCATGAAGTAATTtctgacagtgccagggaagCAAGCTTGAGGAGGATGGTGACAAAAAACCAAATGCAGCAGTTTGAAAACGAAAGTACAAATGCTCATGAATCACCTAAAAGCAAATCTGACATCTTTCCACATGAAATTAATCATTTTACAAGAAACACAGTAAATTCATCATGTACTGGAATCAGGCCATTGGCTGATGGTGAACAAGTTGAACAATTACCCAAAGTATCACAACAATATTTGGATGGCTCTACCCCAGGCAGGGAAAGGCAATTATCAGTATCAGACAAAGAGAAATTCGATGATCATGACAATGAGCAACTCGTGTTTGATAAATTTGGATTCACCAAGAAGGATTCACTGGACTATCCTGATGCCCCTCCACCGACACCACTCAGGCCACAGCTGGGTGGCAGTCAGCGGAGTTTTACTAGAAAGCTCAAGGGAGGTTTGGCAAAAGAATTccttccttcaccccctccaccaacccccaagGATACCTTCAATTTCTGCTTGTCTGAGGAGAATCAAGACCCTGAGGAAAAGGTTGAATTTATGAGAAAGCTAATACGATCATTGTCTCAAGAATTTAATGGAAAAGACACCTCAGGAATTTCTGAGGTGCCCGAGGAGAGGTCGCAGAACTTGGAGTCAAAGTTTCCGACTTCAAAAAATGAACCAACGGAGAATTCATGCCAAGGTAAAGAAACGGTACTGGATTATTTTAGCCATTTGATGTCCGGTATTGTCTTTTCTTCTGCGCATGTAATTTGCAGCATCATCGGAGAAAGTATTAATCCTAAAGCACCCGAAGGCCAGCAATGTGATAGTGCCACACTTAGCAATGATTACCAACCGAACACACAGGCTTCAGAGGAACTGAACCCACTTTCTTCTGAGACAGTTATTCTGGGAACCGAAAGGATTCCAAATGAACACAATGAGAATAAACAAAGAGTCAGTTTTCCAGAGGGCGCAGAAAGCCTGTTACAAGATTACGCTGACAAATTAGCACAGAAAATTATCGATGCAGTCATTAACTTTCTGAACCAAATTGATTTACTCGATCATCGAGAACGTAGCACAAACAGGAGAGGTGAAATGTCTCCTGAGAACGGCAACAAAGATTGTAGGCATTCACATCACATTCAGCAGATAAATTCCATGTCAGAAGGATGGGTAAAAGGGATGATCCAGTCTGCACTCCATGCATTTAAAACTCGGTATCAATTGAAGCAGGCCAGCTCTACCAACACTGAGTCCACAAATGCATCAGAGCAGTTGCAGGATACGGATCTGGCAGCCAGAAGCACTGACACAAAGTCTTTTTGCTCTGAAGCCAACACAGAACAACACCATATCACAAAACTACTGGAATCAATGAAATCAGAGGCAAGCAATGCAGACTTTCTATGTAGTAATACCGAGGAGCAAAATCCAGTAACTCCAGGCTCAGAATGTGGAATTGGCATTAGAACCATTGCAAGCCCCCACGAAGGAAAATACAATGGCAATGGCAACTATTTAAGTCCTTTCAACAATCTGCACCTATGTGAGCAGTCACAGATAGATGTAAAGACTGAAGAGTTCACTGGAAAGAACCAAAGTTGCTTTGGTCAAGCAGGAACAAAAATGGGCTTGTTTGAAGAAAACCGGGAAAGATTATGCCAACATAAATATGAGGATGCATTTCTAGCCTTTAATTCAGAGTCCATTATTAGTGATGAAGAAAACTCTTCCAGCTTGGAATTAACTGAAGTGATATTGCAGGATCCAGACCACAAACCAGTAAATAAAACATATGCCGAAAGTCTAGCAGAAACTATACTCCAGTCCTCCTTGGTTGAAGCATGTAGACACTGTCGTGCTGAATCAGTTGCAAAGGAGGTACCAATGTGTCTTCCAAATAATGAATTATATAGAAAACCTCTTTCAGTCACCAATGACTCAGGAGATCAGGGTCCAAAGCTCCAACAGACGATAACGATAGAAGAATCGTTCAAGGATAGAGGAGTAGGCGAACTTCCCACAATTCAGAACACTAAATCACAAAAACTAAATGTAGTTGAATATACGGATGTAACATCATCAAGGCAACCACAAGAGTATCTGAATCAGCCTATTGTCACATTACAGGCTGAAGAACAAGAAGACTGTGAGGAAATGCAGCACTCTACTTCCCTGGCTCCAAGGGCAATCAAACTTTCGTTGGTGAACTTTAACTCAAGGCCACCTGCTGTTGATGCACAGATGCAAGCAGTGCTACAGTGGGCAGCAGCATCTCAGCTTAACATCTCCAAGATTCATATAATGACTTCCAGTGAGGACTTTGTATGG ttTCCAACTCTGTCGGCACTAGCTGAAGATGAGGAATGGACAGTGGGAGGTCTTCTTCATGCAGTTCTAAACTTCTAtgaaagaaaccagacagaagcCACCCCAACACTCTTTGACTTTCTCCTTAAACACCTGGATTGCCATCCAACTCCCAGTGCATAA